In Drosophila innubila isolate TH190305 chromosome 2R unlocalized genomic scaffold, UK_Dinn_1.0 1_C_2R, whole genome shotgun sequence, the following are encoded in one genomic region:
- the LOC117785638 gene encoding uncharacterized protein LOC117785638 isoform X2: MAASTSTPQNYKVPSTSKISVDKLLRVGYYELEKTIGKGNFAVVKLATNIVTKTKVAIKIIDKTCLNEEYLSKTFREIAILKSLRHSHITRLYEVMESQSMIYLVTEYAPNGEIFDHLVANGRMKEPEAARVFTQLISAVHYCHLRGVVHRDLKAENVLLDKDMNIKLADFGFSNHYEEGSPLRTWCGSPPYAAPEVFQGLEYDGPKSDIWSLGVVLYALVCGALPFDGKTILELKSRVVLGKFRIPFFMSQECEHLIRNMLVVEPDRRYTIKQIIKHRWLSDWQAELQQEERLEATTLPFGASGVGATTQLSNSNSLTGSTSSLAGIEAGEAATAPQLDAVVMTHMLQLPGLTADMIAQSVHEQRFDNIYAIYNLLQDKLLQKRRENQRLQHHANLAYSRSRKTSITTGIVDRSEPVKQESLDRLSPLSNANASNSTLGFGWCADVGVDLEKYGDFELECLARTNEPPLNPQHLSATAGGVSGANTRRHTVGPGDVAHEQALANPHVPPIDFKCAPQCNDAGQATPYYPMNLPMLQNQPLHNLTIKDQHLLKPPVVMGASSFGRRASDGGANLHIYYPASVPVGGNAAAVASGQQMDTSGYYMNASLNATPGTTELSPLNEQSTGQLHCCPENNGEECSEEIQRYMQKRGCVKRHTVGCTEDLSVSHSPGDLGHLQVPPGGQPQPPSGSGSAGGNMRTRRTGLLTVTERPPVICPELIREVESRMNRDYLPPTLKSLSQSPPNAPNFGLPMGVGMAAVTVGGISVVQSPHLLPLSAAGGSNSVPLVVAPSAAANNRRAYRAAHCKLPTVQEGGRYSPVRRASEGSRSQFQGPLQECQSLQKGIAQRNFLVAPSPPLLENSISLPASPIHGKPTNLQLALRRGHDIEVPPEAIKSLMPALDRLVKEQRVSFEIANKIISSNVVPIDLAPQLGLAAHAASAAVSGGHLDQSHLLHQQQPMHSYSVSPLNLPHGPNASLTSAKQMFGQPICGYPTMTGLTLPLQPQHLVGQFSSINLGASNSNNSSGCQSPVYCNSISNSGSGFSGSCSPNPIPYLPGTGPFNPCAGSSSPLHQITKGISGLSTGGAGGSITRGTSAASEGVAAAQQPLDLSMDVCSVSVMGEQPADYGTPNWFMPTTAYYDLKPLNLSPAQPVRVVPTPPASPNLCIIQEENGNGQMCHTISTGTPYAGCTGGITPQICLTDVQGSEITLVALSSDNSRDSEDSLEPHTPIMSLQGLIITEPSSDMPSITRGIGRKASLDCEHGNSNHASSSCNASANSSSNANANAEAHRRGSDKSLGFSDDSLSNDSNNLSPSCQEPSASSGFKSDSHSEMGDHTECGHLTPDSMCDSRRMSDEMCYEVPLPHECSNLDSTRILEMVKQTIDSTMPPKGFVLHKGSISSEDSGAESRHSSASNASSEVTANPNPMPATVCNYGEPTTNLSLEYSGGLQIELQVCEGRSRDHHGAAKGIKLRRISGDQFEYGKICQQLISTITMQQVAG; this comes from the exons CATATAACACGCCTCTATGAGGTGATGGAATCACAGTCAATGATCTATCTGGTGACAGAGTATGCGCCCAACGGAGAGATCTTTGATCATCTGGTGGCCAATGGACGCATGAAGGAACCGGAGGCAGCACGTGTCTTTACCCAGCTCATCTCGGCGGTGCATTATTGTCATTTGCGTGGTGTGGTGCATCGTGATCTCAAGGCGGAGAATGTCCTGCTCGATAAGGATATGAATATTAAG cTGGCTGATTTTGGCTTTAGTAATCATTACGAGGAGGGCAGTCCTCTGCGCACATGGTGCGGTTCTCCTCCTTATGCCGCTCCCGAGGTTTTTCAGGGCCTGGAATACGATGGACCCAAGTCGGATATATGGAGTTTGGGCGTTGTGCTCTATGCGCTTGTCTGTGGCGCGTTACCCTTCGATGGCAAGACCATATTGGAGCTGAAAAGTCGCGTTGTGTTGGGTAAATTCCGAATACCCTTTTTCATGTCCCAAG AATGTGAACATCTCATTAGGAATATGCTGGTTGTGGAGCCGGATCGTCGTTATACCATCAAACAGATCATCAAGCATCGCTGGCTGAGCGATTGGCAAGCGGAGCTGCAGCAGGAGGAGCGCTTGGAGGCCACAACGTTGCCATTTGGAGCAAGCGGAGTGGGAGCAACCACACAGTTATCCAACTCCAATTCCCTCACCGGTTCGACGTCATCGTTGGCTGGCATTGAGGCTGGAGAAGCTGCCACCGCACCACAACTCGATGCTGTGGTCATGACGCACATGCTCCAGTTGCCCGGATTGACGGCGGACATGATTGCGCAATCGGTGCACGAGCAACGCTTCGATAACATCTATGCCATATATAATCTGCTGCAGGATAAGCTGCTGCAGAAACGACGCGAAAACCAAAGACTGCAGCATCATGCTAACCTGGCCTATTCGAGATCCCGCAAGACCAGCATCACCACCGGCATTGTGGATCGCTCAGAGCCCGTCAAACAGGAGTCCCTCGATCGTCTCAGTCCCCTCAGCAATGCGAATGCCTCCAATTCAACGCTGGGATTCGGCTGGTGTGCCGATGTAGGTGTCGATCTCGAAAAGTATGGCGACTTTGAGCTCGAGTGCCTGGCGCGAACCAACGAG CCACCTCTTAATCCGCAGCATCTGAGCGCCACTGCGGGTGGTGTCAGCGGTGCCAACACACGACGGCATACAGTGGGACCAGGGGATGTGGCACATGAGCAGGCGCTGGCCAATCCTCATGTGCCTCCGATCGACTTCAAGTGTGCGCCGCAGTGCAACGATGCGGGCCAGGCCACGCCCTACTATCCCATGAATCTACCCATGTTGCAGAATCAGCCGCTGCACAATTTGACCATCAAGGATCAGCATCTGCTAAAGCCGCCCGTTGTCATGGGTGCCA GTTCCTTCGGACGTCGTGCCTCGGATGGTGGTGCCAATCTGCATATATATTATCCCGCCAGTGTTCCAGTCGGTGGCAATGCGGCAGCTGTTGCATCTGGGCAGCAAATGGACACCTCTGGTTACTACATGAATGCCAGTCTGAATGCCACACCCGGCACCACAGAACTATCGCCTCTAAACGAACAGTCAACGGGTCAACTGCATTGTTGTCCCGAAAACAACGGCGAAGAGTGCAGCGAGGAAATCCAACG TTACATGCAGAAACGCGGCTGTGTCAAACGCCACACGGTGGGCTGCACCGAGGATCTCTCCGTCAGCCACAGTCCAGGAGACTTGGGTCACCTACAGGTGCCACCGGGTGGTCAGCCACAGCCGCCCAGTGGCAGTGGCTCCGCTGGTGGCAACATGCGCACTCGACGCACGGGTCTACTCACCGTCACGGAACGACCGCCAG TCATTTGCCCCGAGCTAATACGCGAAGTTGAATCTCGCATGAATCGCGACTATTTGCCGCCCACACTCAAATCTCTGAGTCAATCCCCGCCCAATGCGCCCAACTTTGGTCTGCCCATGGGCGTAGGCATGGCGGCTGTTACAGTGGGGGGCATATCAGTTGTCCAATCGCCACATTTACTGCCATTAAGTGCCGCTGGTGGCAGCAACTCGGTGCCACTTGTTGTGGCACCCTCAGCGGCGGCAAACAATCGACGCGCCTATCGCGCTGCCCACTGTAAATTGCCCACTGTGCAGGAGGGTG GACGCTACAGTCCCGTGCGTCGCGCCTCGGAAGGTTCGCGTTCACAGTTCCAGGGACCGCTGCAGGAATGCCAATCTTTGCAAAAAGGTATCGCACAGAGAAATTTTTTGGTTGCACCAAGTCCGCCGcttttagaaaattcgatCAGTCTGCCAG CTTCTCCCATACATGGCAAACCGACGAACCTGCAGCTGGCTTTGAGACGAGGTCATGACATTGAGGTGCCACCGGAGGCGATCAAGAGTTTGATGCCCGCCTTGGATCGCTTGGTGAAGGAGCAACGTGTCAGCTTTGAGATCGCCAACAAGATAATCTCATCGAATGTGGTGCCCATTGATTTGGCACCTCAACTGGGACTGGCTGCACATGCGGCAAGTGCAGCGGTTAGCGGTGGCCATTTGGATCAATCGCATCTGTTGCATCAACAGCAGCCGATGCACAGCTATAGCGTCTCGCCGTTGAACTTGCCACATGGCCCGAATGCCTCATTGACCTCTGCGAAGCAGATGTTTGGTCAGCCCATCTGTGGTTATCCGACCATGACGGGATTAACGCTTCCACTGCAACCCCAACACTTGGTGGGTCAATTCAGCAGCATCAATTTGGGGGCAAGCAACTcgaacaacagcagcggctgCCAATCGCCTGTCTAttgcaacagcatcagcaacagtgGCAGCGGATTCAGTGGCAGCTGCTCCCCCAATCCCATTCCCTATTTGCCGGGAACAGGACCATTTAATCCCTGTGCCGGCAGCTCCTCACCGCTGCATCAGATTACCAAGGGAATCTCCGGTCTCAGCACAGGTGGTGCAGGTGGTTCCATAACGCGTGGCACCTCTGCCGCCAGCGAGGGAGTCGCCGCTGCTCAGCAGCCCTTGGATCTGTCCATGGATGTGTGCAGTGTCAGTGTGATGGGGGAACAGCCAGCGGATTATGGCACACCCAATTGGTTTATGCCCACGACAGCGTATTACGATCTGAAGCCATTGAATCTGTCGCCAGCTCAGCCAGTGCGTGTGGTGCCCACGCCTCCAGCCTCGCCCAATCTGTGCATTATCCAGGAGGAGAATGGCAACGGTCAGATGTGTCATACGATTAGCACGGGAACACCTTATGCCGGCTGCACGGGCGGCATTACGCCACAGATTTGCCTCACCGATGTCCAGGGCAGTGAGATCACCCTGGTGGCTCTCTCCTCGGACAACAGTCGCGACAGCGAGGACTCCCTGGAACCGCATACGCCCATCATGTCCCTGCAG GGTCTGATCATCACGGAACCCAGTAGTGATATGCCTTCCATCACTCGTGGAATCGGACGCAAGGCGAGTTTGGACTGTGAGCACGGAAATTCGAATCATGCGTCGAGCAGTTGCAATGCGAGTGCGAATTCGAGttcgaatgcgaatgcgaatgcggaGGCGCATAGGCGTGGCAGTGATAAATCGCTGGGATTCTCGGATGATTCGCTGAGCAACGATTCGAATAATCTGTCGCCATCGTGCCAGGAGCCGTCGGCCAGTTCCGGCTTCAAGTCCGACTCACATTCCGAAATGGGGGATCACACAGAATGTGGACACTTGACGCCCGATTCCATGTGCGATTCACGTCGCATGTCGGATGAAATGTGCTACGAGGTGCCGCTGCCACATGAATGCTCCAATTTGGATTCAACGCGCATACTCGAGATGGTCAAACAAACGATTGACTCGACAATGCCGCCCAAGGGATTTGTGCTCCATAAGGGGAGTATAAGCTCCGAGGACAGTGGCGCCGAGTCCCGACACAGCAGCGCCTCCAATGCCTCCAGCGAAGTGACTGCCAATCCCAATCCAATGCCAGCAACTGTCTGCAACTATGGCGAACCCACCACAAATCTCAGCCTGGAGTACTCGGGGGGACTGCAGATCGAGCTGCAGGTGTGCGAGGGTCGCAGTCGGGATCATCATGGTGCCGCCAAGGGCATCAAATTGCGTCGCATTTCTGGAGATCAATTCGAGTATGGGAAGATTTGTCAGCAATTAATCAGCACGATAACCATGCAACAGGTGGCGGGCTAA
- the LOC117785638 gene encoding uncharacterized protein LOC117785638 isoform X1, translating into MAASTSTPQNYKVPSTSKISVDKLLRVGYYELEKTIGKGNFAVVKLATNIVTKTKVAIKIIDKTCLNEEYLSKTFREIAILKSLRHSHITRLYEVMESQSMIYLVTEYAPNGEIFDHLVANGRMKEPEAARVFTQLISAVHYCHLRGVVHRDLKAENVLLDKDMNIKLADFGFSNHYEEGSPLRTWCGSPPYAAPEVFQGLEYDGPKSDIWSLGVVLYALVCGALPFDGKTILELKSRVVLGKFRIPFFMSQECEHLIRNMLVVEPDRRYTIKQIIKHRWLSDWQAELQQEERLEATTLPFGASGVGATTQLSNSNSLTGSTSSLAGIEAGEAATAPQLDAVVMTHMLQLPGLTADMIAQSVHEQRFDNIYAIYNLLQDKLLQKRRENQRLQHHANLAYSRSRKTSITTGIVDRSEPVKQESLDRLSPLSNANASNSTLGFGWCADVGVDLEKYGDFELECLARTNEPPLNPQHLSATAGGVSGANTRRHTVGPGDVAHEQALANPHVPPIDFKCAPQCNDAGQATPYYPMNLPMLQNQPLHNLTIKDQHLLKPPVVMGASSFGRRASDGGANLHIYYPASVPVGGNAAAVASGQQMDTSGYYMNASLNATPGTTELSPLNEQSTGQLHCCPENNGEECSEEIQRYMQKRGCVKRHTVGCTEDLSVSHSPGDLGHLQVPPGGQPQPPSGSGSAGGNMRTRRTGLLTVTERPPVICPELIREVESRMNRDYLPPTLKSLSQSPPNAPNFGLPMGVGMAAVTVGGISVVQSPHLLPLSAAGGSNSVPLVVAPSAAANNRRAYRAAHCKLPTVQEGATIGRYSPVRRASEGSRSQFQGPLQECQSLQKGIAQRNFLVAPSPPLLENSISLPASPIHGKPTNLQLALRRGHDIEVPPEAIKSLMPALDRLVKEQRVSFEIANKIISSNVVPIDLAPQLGLAAHAASAAVSGGHLDQSHLLHQQQPMHSYSVSPLNLPHGPNASLTSAKQMFGQPICGYPTMTGLTLPLQPQHLVGQFSSINLGASNSNNSSGCQSPVYCNSISNSGSGFSGSCSPNPIPYLPGTGPFNPCAGSSSPLHQITKGISGLSTGGAGGSITRGTSAASEGVAAAQQPLDLSMDVCSVSVMGEQPADYGTPNWFMPTTAYYDLKPLNLSPAQPVRVVPTPPASPNLCIIQEENGNGQMCHTISTGTPYAGCTGGITPQICLTDVQGSEITLVALSSDNSRDSEDSLEPHTPIMSLQGLIITEPSSDMPSITRGIGRKASLDCEHGNSNHASSSCNASANSSSNANANAEAHRRGSDKSLGFSDDSLSNDSNNLSPSCQEPSASSGFKSDSHSEMGDHTECGHLTPDSMCDSRRMSDEMCYEVPLPHECSNLDSTRILEMVKQTIDSTMPPKGFVLHKGSISSEDSGAESRHSSASNASSEVTANPNPMPATVCNYGEPTTNLSLEYSGGLQIELQVCEGRSRDHHGAAKGIKLRRISGDQFEYGKICQQLISTITMQQVAG; encoded by the exons CATATAACACGCCTCTATGAGGTGATGGAATCACAGTCAATGATCTATCTGGTGACAGAGTATGCGCCCAACGGAGAGATCTTTGATCATCTGGTGGCCAATGGACGCATGAAGGAACCGGAGGCAGCACGTGTCTTTACCCAGCTCATCTCGGCGGTGCATTATTGTCATTTGCGTGGTGTGGTGCATCGTGATCTCAAGGCGGAGAATGTCCTGCTCGATAAGGATATGAATATTAAG cTGGCTGATTTTGGCTTTAGTAATCATTACGAGGAGGGCAGTCCTCTGCGCACATGGTGCGGTTCTCCTCCTTATGCCGCTCCCGAGGTTTTTCAGGGCCTGGAATACGATGGACCCAAGTCGGATATATGGAGTTTGGGCGTTGTGCTCTATGCGCTTGTCTGTGGCGCGTTACCCTTCGATGGCAAGACCATATTGGAGCTGAAAAGTCGCGTTGTGTTGGGTAAATTCCGAATACCCTTTTTCATGTCCCAAG AATGTGAACATCTCATTAGGAATATGCTGGTTGTGGAGCCGGATCGTCGTTATACCATCAAACAGATCATCAAGCATCGCTGGCTGAGCGATTGGCAAGCGGAGCTGCAGCAGGAGGAGCGCTTGGAGGCCACAACGTTGCCATTTGGAGCAAGCGGAGTGGGAGCAACCACACAGTTATCCAACTCCAATTCCCTCACCGGTTCGACGTCATCGTTGGCTGGCATTGAGGCTGGAGAAGCTGCCACCGCACCACAACTCGATGCTGTGGTCATGACGCACATGCTCCAGTTGCCCGGATTGACGGCGGACATGATTGCGCAATCGGTGCACGAGCAACGCTTCGATAACATCTATGCCATATATAATCTGCTGCAGGATAAGCTGCTGCAGAAACGACGCGAAAACCAAAGACTGCAGCATCATGCTAACCTGGCCTATTCGAGATCCCGCAAGACCAGCATCACCACCGGCATTGTGGATCGCTCAGAGCCCGTCAAACAGGAGTCCCTCGATCGTCTCAGTCCCCTCAGCAATGCGAATGCCTCCAATTCAACGCTGGGATTCGGCTGGTGTGCCGATGTAGGTGTCGATCTCGAAAAGTATGGCGACTTTGAGCTCGAGTGCCTGGCGCGAACCAACGAG CCACCTCTTAATCCGCAGCATCTGAGCGCCACTGCGGGTGGTGTCAGCGGTGCCAACACACGACGGCATACAGTGGGACCAGGGGATGTGGCACATGAGCAGGCGCTGGCCAATCCTCATGTGCCTCCGATCGACTTCAAGTGTGCGCCGCAGTGCAACGATGCGGGCCAGGCCACGCCCTACTATCCCATGAATCTACCCATGTTGCAGAATCAGCCGCTGCACAATTTGACCATCAAGGATCAGCATCTGCTAAAGCCGCCCGTTGTCATGGGTGCCA GTTCCTTCGGACGTCGTGCCTCGGATGGTGGTGCCAATCTGCATATATATTATCCCGCCAGTGTTCCAGTCGGTGGCAATGCGGCAGCTGTTGCATCTGGGCAGCAAATGGACACCTCTGGTTACTACATGAATGCCAGTCTGAATGCCACACCCGGCACCACAGAACTATCGCCTCTAAACGAACAGTCAACGGGTCAACTGCATTGTTGTCCCGAAAACAACGGCGAAGAGTGCAGCGAGGAAATCCAACG TTACATGCAGAAACGCGGCTGTGTCAAACGCCACACGGTGGGCTGCACCGAGGATCTCTCCGTCAGCCACAGTCCAGGAGACTTGGGTCACCTACAGGTGCCACCGGGTGGTCAGCCACAGCCGCCCAGTGGCAGTGGCTCCGCTGGTGGCAACATGCGCACTCGACGCACGGGTCTACTCACCGTCACGGAACGACCGCCAG TCATTTGCCCCGAGCTAATACGCGAAGTTGAATCTCGCATGAATCGCGACTATTTGCCGCCCACACTCAAATCTCTGAGTCAATCCCCGCCCAATGCGCCCAACTTTGGTCTGCCCATGGGCGTAGGCATGGCGGCTGTTACAGTGGGGGGCATATCAGTTGTCCAATCGCCACATTTACTGCCATTAAGTGCCGCTGGTGGCAGCAACTCGGTGCCACTTGTTGTGGCACCCTCAGCGGCGGCAAACAATCGACGCGCCTATCGCGCTGCCCACTGTAAATTGCCCACTGTGCAGGAGGGTG CGACCATAGGACGCTACAGTCCCGTGCGTCGCGCCTCGGAAGGTTCGCGTTCACAGTTCCAGGGACCGCTGCAGGAATGCCAATCTTTGCAAAAAGGTATCGCACAGAGAAATTTTTTGGTTGCACCAAGTCCGCCGcttttagaaaattcgatCAGTCTGCCAG CTTCTCCCATACATGGCAAACCGACGAACCTGCAGCTGGCTTTGAGACGAGGTCATGACATTGAGGTGCCACCGGAGGCGATCAAGAGTTTGATGCCCGCCTTGGATCGCTTGGTGAAGGAGCAACGTGTCAGCTTTGAGATCGCCAACAAGATAATCTCATCGAATGTGGTGCCCATTGATTTGGCACCTCAACTGGGACTGGCTGCACATGCGGCAAGTGCAGCGGTTAGCGGTGGCCATTTGGATCAATCGCATCTGTTGCATCAACAGCAGCCGATGCACAGCTATAGCGTCTCGCCGTTGAACTTGCCACATGGCCCGAATGCCTCATTGACCTCTGCGAAGCAGATGTTTGGTCAGCCCATCTGTGGTTATCCGACCATGACGGGATTAACGCTTCCACTGCAACCCCAACACTTGGTGGGTCAATTCAGCAGCATCAATTTGGGGGCAAGCAACTcgaacaacagcagcggctgCCAATCGCCTGTCTAttgcaacagcatcagcaacagtgGCAGCGGATTCAGTGGCAGCTGCTCCCCCAATCCCATTCCCTATTTGCCGGGAACAGGACCATTTAATCCCTGTGCCGGCAGCTCCTCACCGCTGCATCAGATTACCAAGGGAATCTCCGGTCTCAGCACAGGTGGTGCAGGTGGTTCCATAACGCGTGGCACCTCTGCCGCCAGCGAGGGAGTCGCCGCTGCTCAGCAGCCCTTGGATCTGTCCATGGATGTGTGCAGTGTCAGTGTGATGGGGGAACAGCCAGCGGATTATGGCACACCCAATTGGTTTATGCCCACGACAGCGTATTACGATCTGAAGCCATTGAATCTGTCGCCAGCTCAGCCAGTGCGTGTGGTGCCCACGCCTCCAGCCTCGCCCAATCTGTGCATTATCCAGGAGGAGAATGGCAACGGTCAGATGTGTCATACGATTAGCACGGGAACACCTTATGCCGGCTGCACGGGCGGCATTACGCCACAGATTTGCCTCACCGATGTCCAGGGCAGTGAGATCACCCTGGTGGCTCTCTCCTCGGACAACAGTCGCGACAGCGAGGACTCCCTGGAACCGCATACGCCCATCATGTCCCTGCAG GGTCTGATCATCACGGAACCCAGTAGTGATATGCCTTCCATCACTCGTGGAATCGGACGCAAGGCGAGTTTGGACTGTGAGCACGGAAATTCGAATCATGCGTCGAGCAGTTGCAATGCGAGTGCGAATTCGAGttcgaatgcgaatgcgaatgcggaGGCGCATAGGCGTGGCAGTGATAAATCGCTGGGATTCTCGGATGATTCGCTGAGCAACGATTCGAATAATCTGTCGCCATCGTGCCAGGAGCCGTCGGCCAGTTCCGGCTTCAAGTCCGACTCACATTCCGAAATGGGGGATCACACAGAATGTGGACACTTGACGCCCGATTCCATGTGCGATTCACGTCGCATGTCGGATGAAATGTGCTACGAGGTGCCGCTGCCACATGAATGCTCCAATTTGGATTCAACGCGCATACTCGAGATGGTCAAACAAACGATTGACTCGACAATGCCGCCCAAGGGATTTGTGCTCCATAAGGGGAGTATAAGCTCCGAGGACAGTGGCGCCGAGTCCCGACACAGCAGCGCCTCCAATGCCTCCAGCGAAGTGACTGCCAATCCCAATCCAATGCCAGCAACTGTCTGCAACTATGGCGAACCCACCACAAATCTCAGCCTGGAGTACTCGGGGGGACTGCAGATCGAGCTGCAGGTGTGCGAGGGTCGCAGTCGGGATCATCATGGTGCCGCCAAGGGCATCAAATTGCGTCGCATTTCTGGAGATCAATTCGAGTATGGGAAGATTTGTCAGCAATTAATCAGCACGATAACCATGCAACAGGTGGCGGGCTAA